In one window of Tripterygium wilfordii isolate XIE 37 chromosome 1, ASM1340144v1, whole genome shotgun sequence DNA:
- the LOC120004071 gene encoding uncharacterized protein LOC120004071, whose amino-acid sequence MPFPMKIQPIDFDHQPHFLSETAKPVLKSRLKRLFDRQFRVSSADKPGVGDQTQYVRYGTATQEFEPSSVCLARMVQNYIEENNEKQLRGRNRCNCFNGNGNDSSDDEFDAFGEVIIGGSSGDACDLLKTLIPCPSVVERNLLADTAMIVEKNKNQKRNDDLRRIVANSLFSIGYDSSICKSKWNKSPSFPAGEYEYIDVIVEGERLLVDIDFRSEFEIARSTGSYKGMLQLVPYIFVGKPDRLGQIVSIVSEAAKQSLKKKGMHFPPWRKAEYIRAKWLSPYTRASQNDAVDEIQNSSSSENETAASKDTKIEIQGRKWASECGEVDMIIGEVTETETEVKNYCEWQPPAVKPRNCERGARIVTGLASLLKEIP is encoded by the exons ATGCCTTTCCCTATGAAGATCCAGCCAATCGATTTCGATCATCAGCCGCACTTCCTATCCGAAACGGCTAAACCTGTGTTGAAATCTCGACTCAAGAGGCTTTTTGACCGGCAATTTCGAGTTTCCTCGGCTGACAAGCCCGGTGTTGGTGATCAAACACAGTATGTCAGATATGGAACAGCTACGCAAGAGTTCGAGCCGAGCTCCGTCTGCTTGGCGAGAATGGTGCAGAACTACATCGAAGAAAACAACGAGAAGCAGCTTCGTGGCCGAAATCGCTGCAATTGTTTCAATGGAAACGGCAACGACAGCTCAGATGACGAATTTGATGCGTTTGGCGAGGTGATCATCGGCGGATCATCTGGTGATGCCTGCGACTTACTCAAG ACTTTGATTCCTTGCCCAAGTGTAGTCGAGAGAAACCTGTTAGCAGATACTGCGATGATCGTAGAGAAGAACAAGAATCAAAAGCGAAACGACGATTTGAGAAGGATCGTAGCCAATAGCCTCTTCTCTATCGGTTACGATTCCTCAATTTGCAAATCAAAATGGAATAAATCCCCTTCTTTTCCTGCAG GTGAATACGAATATATTGATGTGATCGTGGAAGGGGAGAGATTGTTGGTGGACATTGATTTTCGATCGGAGTTTGAAATAGCCCGATCGACTGGTTCTTACAAGGGGATGTTGCAATTGGTGCCGTATATCTTCGTCGGTAAACCGGACCGACTAGGGCAGATCGTATCGATCGTGTCCGAGGCAGCCAAACAGAGCCTCAAGAAGAAGGGAATGCACTTTCCTCCCTGGAGAAAAGCTGAGTACATACGTGCCAAATGGTTGTCTCCCTACACCAGAGCCTCCCAAAACGACGCCGTAGATGAAATCCAGAATTCTTCTTCCTCCGAAAACGAGACCGCCGCCTCCAAggacacaaaaattgaaattcagGGGAGGAAGTGGGCAAGTGAGTGCGGAGAAGTGGACATGATAATAGGAGAGGTAACGGAAACCGAAACCGAAGTGAAAAATTACTGCGAGTGGCAGCCGCCGGCGGTGAAACCAAGGAATTGTGAAAGAGGCGCCAGAATAGTCACCGGATTGGCTTCTCTTCTCAAAGAGataccctaa
- the LOC120002497 gene encoding 3-ketoacyl-CoA synthase 11-like — protein MAANGHKQNPQMKITMDQVPSVRLKYVKLGYHYLVTNVIYLVLVPLVSIILTALSMLTLQDINQLWNLIGFYFTSVIIWSLTTIFLAILYFMSRPRKVYLVNFACYKPEPAHKCSRQQFMEIAKNSGKFSEESLVFKKKILERSGYGEATYGPKGLLRIPMDQSMSESRKETAMVMFGAIDELLAKTCVKVRDIGILVVNCSLFNPTPSLSAMVVNHYKLRGNIMSYNLGGMGCSAGIISIQLAKDLLQLYPNSYALVVSTENLTRNFYLGNNRSMLVTNCLFRVGAAAILLSNRSSDRRRSKYQLNRVVRTHKGADDNSYNCIFQEEDEAQIVGTKLSKDLLAVAGEALKTNISTLGPLVLPMSEQLLFFATLVANKVFKMKLKPYIPDFKLAFEKNLRLTEWHMEPSRMTLYRFGNTSSSSLWYELAYSEAKGRIRKGDRIWQIGFGSGFKCNSAVWKALKTIDPAKEKNPWVDEIDEFPVSVPKVSPINVS, from the exons ATGGCTGCAAATGGGCacaaacaaaacccacaaatgAAAATAACTATGGATCAAGTTCCATCCGTTAGACTCAAGTATGTGAAGCTTGGTTACCACTACTTGGTCACCAATGTCATCTATCTTGTGCTTGTGCCACTGGTTAGCATTATCTTAACTGCTCTTTCTATGCTCACTCTTCAAGACATAAATCAGCTGTGGAACCTTATTGGGTTCTATTTCACATCAGTGATTATTTGGTCACTTACTACAATTTTTTTAGCCATCCTTTACTTTATGAGCCGTCCAAGAAAAGTTTACTTAGTGAACTTTGCTTGTTACAAGCCTGAACCTGCTCATAAGTGCAGTAGACAACAATTCATGGAGATAGCTAAAAATTCTGGTAAATTCAGTGAGGAAAGCTTAGTCTTTAAAAAGAAGATCCTTGAGAGGTCCGGGTATGGTGAGGCCACTTATGGACCAAAAGGCTTATTACGTATCCCCATGGACCAATCTATGTCAGAGTCAAGAAAGGAGACGGCTATGGTGATGTTTGGAGCAATCGATGAACTCTTGGCTAAAACTTGTGTTAAGGTTAGAGATATAGGAATTCTTGTTGTGAATTGCAGTTTGTTTAATCCGACTCCGTCTCTCTCTGCAATGGTTGTGAATCACTACAAGCTTAGAGGTAACATCATGAGTTATAATCTTGGTGGTATGGGCTGCAGTGCTGGAATTATATCTATTCAGCTTGCCAAAGACCTtttacag TTGTATCCCAACTCTTATGCCCTAGTAGTGAGCACAGAGAACCTCACTCGCAATTTCTACCTTGGCAACAACCGTTCAATGCTCGTCACAAACTGCCTGTTTCGTGTCGGTGCAGCTGCAATCCTCCTTTCCAATCGATCATCTGATCGCAGGCGTTCAAAGTATCAACTCAACCGAGTAGTACGCACCCACAAGGGTGCTGACGATAACTCTTATAATTGTATCTTCCAAGAGGAGGATGAAGCCCAAATAGTAGGCACCAAGCTGTCAAAAGACCTTCTCGCGGTCGCCGGAGAAGCTCTCAAGACCAACATCTCAACTTTAGGACCTTTAGTCCTTCCAATGTCGGAGCAACTCTTGTTCTTTGCAACCTTGGTGGCAAATAAGGTCTTTAAAATGAAACTAAAGCCATATATTCCAGATTTCAAGTTAGCATTTGAGAAGAATTTAAGGCTCACAGAGTGGCACATGGAACCATCAAGAATGACTCTATACAGGTTTGGAAATACCTCAAGTAGTTCTTTGTGGTATGAACTGGCTTACTCTGAAGCCAAAGGAAGGATTAGGAAGGGTGACCGGATCTGGCAAATCGGGTTTGGGTCTGGATTTAAGTGTAACAGTGCTGTGTGGAAGGCTTTGAAGACCATCGATCCTGCAAAAGAGAAGAATCCTTGGGTTGATGAGATTGATGAGTTTCCTGTTTCTGTTCCGAAGGTTTCACCCATTAATGTTTCTTAG